In Paenibacillus guangzhouensis, a single window of DNA contains:
- the rpoD gene encoding RNA polymerase sigma factor RpoD encodes MANDQHTELETELTLDQVKEQLIEIGKKRSTLSYKDIMEKLSPFDQDPEQMDEFFEQLADHGIEINNETDEDMSMRGSDDRERDHDHDEFNFDDDLTLPPGIKINDPVRMYLKEIGRVPLLSADDEVELAIRIENGDEEAKRRLAEANLRLVVSIAKRYVGRGMLFLDLIQEGNMGLIKAVEKFDHGKGFKFSTYATWWIRQAITRAIADQARTIRIPVHMVETINKLIRVSRQLLQELGREPTPEEIAAEMELSTDKVREIMKIAQEPVSLETPIGEEDDSHLGDFIEDQEALAPADAAAYELLKEQLEDVLDTLTEREENVLRLRFGLDDGRTRTLEEVGKVFGVTRERIRQIEAKALRKLRHPSRSKRLKDFLE; translated from the coding sequence ATGGCGAATGATCAACATACTGAACTAGAAACAGAATTGACATTAGACCAAGTAAAAGAACAACTCATTGAAATCGGTAAGAAGAGATCTACCCTTAGTTACAAAGATATTATGGAGAAGCTCTCACCTTTTGACCAAGATCCGGAGCAAATGGATGAATTCTTCGAGCAGCTTGCTGACCATGGTATTGAGATTAACAATGAGACAGACGAAGATATGAGCATGCGAGGATCCGACGATCGAGAACGTGATCATGATCATGATGAATTTAATTTCGATGATGACTTAACACTCCCGCCGGGTATTAAGATCAACGATCCTGTTCGGATGTATTTGAAGGAGATTGGTCGTGTACCGCTTTTATCCGCAGATGATGAGGTTGAACTCGCGATTCGAATCGAGAATGGGGATGAAGAGGCGAAGCGGAGACTAGCTGAAGCGAACTTGCGTCTCGTCGTGAGTATTGCGAAGCGTTATGTGGGCCGCGGCATGTTGTTCCTCGATTTGATTCAAGAGGGCAATATGGGTCTTATTAAAGCTGTTGAGAAGTTCGACCATGGTAAAGGATTTAAGTTCAGTACGTATGCAACGTGGTGGATTCGTCAAGCGATTACGCGTGCGATTGCAGACCAAGCCAGAACGATTCGTATTCCGGTTCACATGGTTGAGACGATTAATAAGTTGATCCGGGTTTCCCGTCAATTACTCCAAGAGTTAGGACGCGAACCGACACCAGAAGAAATTGCTGCTGAAATGGAACTCAGTACCGATAAAGTTCGTGAGATTATGAAAATTGCTCAAGAGCCTGTCTCACTCGAGACGCCAATCGGGGAAGAAGATGATTCGCATTTAGGTGATTTCATTGAGGACCAAGAGGCATTAGCTCCAGCAGATGCTGCAGCATATGAATTGCTTAAAGAACAACTCGAAGATGTTCTTGATACGTTAACCGAGCGTGAGGAGAATGTGTTACGACTACGTTTCGGATTAGATGATGGTCGGACAAGGACATTGGAAGAGGTTGGTAAAGTATTCGGCGTTACACGCGAGCGGATTCGTCAGATCGAAGCAAAGGCACTCCGTAAACTGCGTCACCCAAGCCGCAGTAAACGTCTTAAAGATTTTCTTGAATAA
- a CDS encoding tRNA (adenine(22)-N(1))-methyltransferase yields the protein MTKLIKLSERLTTIARQVPQGSRVADIGSDHALLPCYLIQNGQAVHAIAGEVNDGPLEAARKQVREEKLEDHIEVRGGDGLAVIQPGEVDVITIAGMGGSLIVKILSADPSKLQGVQRLVLQPNVGEDTVRTWLLQENWLLIDEHILEEDGKFYEVLVAVRHENAEIQNAELYAKNPLESYGIPVSREQMIWMGPFLLTERNEAFARKWASERQKFERIIQTMKQSQAQEAREKEQAFSGLVKQIEEVLQCMQKDRP from the coding sequence ATGACGAAACTTATTAAATTATCAGAACGATTAACAACGATTGCAAGGCAGGTACCACAAGGCTCTCGTGTTGCGGATATTGGTTCCGATCATGCGCTGCTTCCTTGTTATTTAATACAGAATGGACAAGCGGTCCATGCGATTGCCGGTGAAGTCAATGATGGCCCACTCGAAGCTGCACGCAAGCAAGTGCGTGAGGAAAAGCTGGAAGATCATATTGAAGTACGCGGCGGTGACGGACTTGCGGTCATTCAACCGGGTGAAGTTGATGTGATTACAATCGCAGGGATGGGAGGCAGCCTGATTGTAAAGATCTTATCGGCAGATCCATCCAAACTGCAAGGGGTTCAGCGGCTTGTTCTGCAGCCTAACGTTGGTGAAGATACCGTGCGTACATGGTTGTTACAAGAAAATTGGCTATTAATCGACGAGCATATTCTTGAAGAAGACGGCAAATTCTACGAAGTTCTTGTTGCAGTACGTCATGAGAATGCAGAAATCCAAAATGCAGAACTATACGCGAAGAATCCATTAGAATCATACGGTATCCCAGTATCCAGGGAGCAGATGATTTGGATGGGGCCTTTTCTCCTCACGGAACGTAACGAGGCATTCGCAAGAAAATGGGCATCGGAGAGGCAGAAATTCGAACGTATTATTCAGACTATGAAGCAATCGCAAGCTCAGGAAGCCAGAGAGAAGGAACAGGCATTTAGTGGACTTGTGAAGCAAATTGAGGAGGTACTGCAATGTATGCAAAAGGACAGACCGTAA
- a CDS encoding Nif3-like dinuclear metal center hexameric protein: protein MYAKGQTVIQYMEQFAPKHYAVEGDKIGLQLGTLNKEIRNILVALDVTDEVVDEAIAKEVDLIIAHHAIIYRPIAQLNTDTPMGKLYEKLIKHDIAVFIAHTNLDTAEGGVNDLMADALELQQCTCLEEIHNDQLFKLVVFVPETDHDKVLRAVLDAGAGHIGNYSHCSFNSQGTGTFVPLEGTNPYIGSQGVMERVPEIRIETIVPQSLQRKVIQAMLKAHPYEEVAYDLYRMDLKGRSFGLGRVGKLEQAMTLDALVARVKERFNVPQVRVVGDLNREVKKVAVLGGSGSRYVKHALFRGADVLVTGDIDYHTAHDAIAAGIAIIDPGHNVEKIVKPAVAVLLQKKMDENKYATRVFASELNTEPFQFI from the coding sequence ATGTATGCAAAAGGACAGACCGTAATTCAATACATGGAGCAATTTGCCCCTAAGCACTACGCGGTCGAAGGCGATAAAATCGGCCTTCAACTCGGTACCTTGAATAAGGAGATTCGCAACATTCTCGTCGCACTGGATGTGACAGATGAAGTGGTTGATGAGGCGATTGCCAAGGAAGTTGATTTGATCATCGCGCATCATGCGATCATCTATCGTCCGATCGCGCAATTGAACACCGATACGCCGATGGGCAAATTATATGAAAAATTGATCAAACATGATATTGCAGTATTTATCGCGCATACGAATCTAGATACCGCAGAAGGCGGCGTGAACGATTTGATGGCGGATGCGCTCGAACTGCAGCAGTGTACCTGCCTTGAAGAAATTCATAATGATCAATTGTTCAAACTCGTCGTGTTCGTACCTGAGACGGATCATGATAAAGTGCTCCGCGCCGTATTGGATGCTGGTGCTGGTCATATTGGTAATTACAGTCACTGCAGTTTCAATAGTCAAGGGACGGGTACATTTGTCCCGCTTGAAGGAACAAATCCTTACATTGGCAGTCAAGGGGTGATGGAGCGCGTTCCGGAGATTCGCATTGAGACGATTGTTCCGCAGAGCCTTCAGCGTAAAGTCATTCAGGCGATGCTCAAGGCCCATCCTTACGAAGAAGTCGCCTATGACCTCTATCGGATGGATTTGAAGGGACGCAGCTTCGGTCTTGGCCGTGTAGGCAAGTTAGAACAAGCGATGACGCTCGATGCTCTTGTCGCGAGAGTAAAAGAACGTTTCAACGTACCGCAGGTTCGCGTCGTGGGTGATCTCAATCGTGAGGTCAAGAAAGTTGCCGTATTAGGCGGCTCAGGCTCACGATATGTGAAGCATGCATTGTTCCGCGGCGCTGATGTCCTTGTTACCGGAGATATTGATTATCATACGGCTCATGATGCAATTGCGGCAGGCATAGCAATCATTGATCCAGGACATAATGTCGAGAAAATTGTCAAGCCAGCCGTAGCAGTATTGCTGCAAAAGAAGATGGATGAGAACAAATATGCAACGCGAGTGTTCGCATCCGAGCTGAATACGGAGCCGTTCCAATTCATCTAA
- a CDS encoding S8 family peptidase, which yields MRRGLIAFLFVIGIGALLYPIISSNNSKSKAPQPAPYAAPHVNVKQEKNMKQMVLQNDVKLTEKMCKIDCNHHLHQMLQDLDKATPARIQSYAAKLQKDHQHMAYLVWMDGKKQHVYGQLPPNLHPEAKSQLEQEIKTAKQKVEQRQKYETTPALKGNHKYLVLGVPSKTNKNRGIVAVINQEILNTVNKHQRRNLRLIPYPHDHKFRVKTVDTDDMKSKRVTQGEQNGDTSHYYTNEIVVRFKHQPTEKQLNQMKKDIHSIHMKHVGYSYIFRSRYMSADELTNYFKKWDPVYIEPHFLYMTNDVAVNPTAGEQPNDSLYKEYQWNLPIIDTNKGWGLTKGNNQVIVAVVDTGVDIHHPDLKDQLLKGYNAIDPGSDPLDDVGHGTHVAGIIAAKVNNHEGIAGMSWYNKILPVKVLDNSGAGTTYSVAQGIIWATDHGAKVINLSLGNYAEANFLHDAIKYAYDKDVVVIAATGNDNTDQPGYPAAYPEVFAVSATNKSKHRASFSNFGDYVDVVAPGENIASTFPNNQYAALSGTSMACPHVSALAALIRSVNPTLKNTEVMDLMRKSVIDLGPAGRDVDFGFGQIDVAKALQAADQQTHTLNFFPYSVKKSMDSAEAKYTRK from the coding sequence ATGCGGCGAGGCCTTATCGCCTTTTTATTCGTGATCGGGATTGGGGCGCTTCTATACCCCATCATATCATCTAACAACTCGAAATCCAAAGCCCCACAGCCAGCACCTTACGCTGCACCTCATGTTAATGTGAAGCAAGAGAAAAACATGAAACAGATGGTGCTGCAAAATGACGTAAAATTAACGGAAAAGATGTGCAAAATCGATTGCAATCACCATCTCCATCAAATGCTTCAAGATCTGGACAAAGCAACACCTGCACGTATTCAATCCTATGCTGCTAAACTGCAGAAAGACCATCAGCACATGGCTTATCTCGTCTGGATGGACGGCAAAAAACAGCACGTTTATGGTCAATTACCGCCAAATTTACACCCTGAAGCAAAGTCTCAATTGGAACAAGAAATTAAAACCGCTAAGCAAAAGGTCGAACAGCGCCAGAAATATGAAACGACGCCAGCATTGAAAGGAAACCATAAATACCTTGTTCTTGGCGTTCCTTCCAAAACCAATAAAAATCGCGGCATCGTCGCTGTCATCAATCAAGAAATATTAAATACGGTCAACAAACATCAACGCCGCAACCTTCGCCTCATTCCGTACCCACATGATCATAAGTTCCGGGTCAAGACCGTAGATACGGACGATATGAAAAGTAAACGTGTTACGCAAGGTGAACAGAACGGCGATACAAGCCACTACTATACGAATGAGATCGTTGTCCGCTTCAAACATCAGCCAACGGAGAAGCAGCTGAATCAAATGAAAAAAGACATCCACAGCATTCATATGAAACATGTGGGCTATTCCTATATTTTTAGATCGAGGTATATGTCTGCGGATGAGCTGACGAATTACTTCAAGAAGTGGGATCCCGTCTATATTGAACCCCATTTCTTATATATGACCAATGACGTCGCTGTGAACCCGACAGCCGGAGAACAGCCAAATGACTCGCTTTACAAAGAGTACCAGTGGAATTTGCCAATCATTGATACGAACAAAGGCTGGGGGTTAACAAAGGGCAATAATCAAGTGATTGTCGCCGTAGTGGATACTGGCGTGGACATTCATCATCCAGATTTGAAGGACCAATTACTGAAGGGCTACAATGCGATTGACCCTGGTTCAGACCCGCTTGATGATGTCGGGCACGGCACGCATGTTGCCGGGATTATTGCCGCCAAAGTGAATAACCATGAAGGGATCGCTGGTATGTCTTGGTACAACAAGATATTACCGGTTAAAGTGCTCGACAATTCTGGAGCAGGAACGACCTATTCGGTGGCGCAAGGGATCATCTGGGCAACAGATCATGGCGCGAAGGTGATTAACCTTAGCCTTGGCAACTACGCCGAAGCTAATTTCCTGCATGATGCGATTAAATATGCCTATGACAAGGATGTCGTTGTTATCGCAGCCACAGGTAACGATAATACCGATCAACCTGGATACCCTGCGGCATACCCGGAAGTATTCGCCGTCTCGGCGACGAATAAATCAAAACACCGTGCTTCCTTCTCGAACTTTGGGGATTATGTCGATGTCGTTGCACCTGGTGAAAATATTGCGAGCACGTTCCCGAACAACCAATACGCTGCTCTTTCCGGTACATCAATGGCTTGCCCGCATGTCTCAGCACTAGCAGCGCTTATTCGCTCAGTGAATCCTACCCTCAAAAATACAGAGGTCATGGATCTAATGCGCAAAAGTGTAATCGATTTGGGACCTGCAGGCAGAGACGTGGATTTTGGATTTGGTCAAATCGATGTGGCGAAGGCATTACAAGCTGCCGATCAACAAACGCACACCCTCAATTTCTTTCCTTATTCCGTTAAAAAGTCCATGGATTCAGCAGAAGCAAAATATACTCGCAAATAA
- a CDS encoding YpuI family protein, protein MSAANVKQLCESTRDKLKLVIKQMESFLNEYSLAKLVEDNQEMTEFYQGYLSDMRHLLVFSEVSYEALGVALRRATFDVDFGEKALYDVYHRCVNSFYYPKNECYSEDGRYAYTGQDAIRFSKKPIRLAREIILELSKVYEELREDLTYYESDYLTQRRMQNQKI, encoded by the coding sequence ATGTCAGCAGCCAATGTGAAGCAACTTTGTGAATCAACAAGAGATAAATTAAAGCTTGTGATTAAGCAGATGGAGAGCTTCTTGAATGAGTATTCACTCGCGAAATTAGTGGAAGATAATCAAGAAATGACCGAATTCTACCAAGGATATTTGTCTGACATGCGGCATTTGCTCGTATTCTCTGAAGTTTCTTATGAGGCGCTCGGTGTAGCGCTTAGACGTGCGACATTCGATGTCGATTTTGGCGAGAAGGCTTTATATGATGTGTATCATCGCTGTGTGAACAGCTTCTATTATCCGAAGAACGAATGTTATTCGGAAGACGGACGGTATGCTTATACAGGACAAGATGCCATTCGCTTCAGCAAGAAGCCGATTCGATTGGCTCGTGAGATTATCTTGGAACTCAGCAAAGTATATGAAGAGCTGCGTGAAGACCTCACTTATTATGAAAGTGACTATTTAACACAACGTCGCATGCAGAATCAGAAAATATAA
- a CDS encoding DUF1540 domain-containing protein encodes MMTTTKPVVKCSVANCSYWAAGNKCQAQSIIIDVDANAQAQYDAEFAADFGSKSPESAPTSSVTCCHTFKPKAGESK; translated from the coding sequence ATGATGACAACAACCAAACCAGTTGTAAAATGTAGTGTTGCGAACTGCAGCTATTGGGCTGCAGGGAACAAATGTCAGGCACAATCCATCATCATTGACGTGGATGCGAATGCACAAGCGCAATATGATGCCGAATTTGCTGCAGACTTCGGTTCGAAGTCGCCTGAGTCAGCGCCTACTTCTTCTGTCACTTGCTGCCATACGTTCAAACCTAAAGCGGGTGAATCCAAGTGA